The Larimichthys crocea isolate SSNF chromosome XI, L_crocea_2.0, whole genome shotgun sequence genome has a segment encoding these proteins:
- the rab1ba gene encoding zRAB1B, member RAS oncogene family a — MNPEYDYLFKLLLIGDSGVGKSCLLLRFADDTYTESYISTIGVDFKIRTIELDGKTIKLQIWDTAGQERFRTITSSYYRGAHGIIVVYDVTDQESYNNVKQWLQEIDRYASENVNKLLVGNKCDLTTKKVVDYTTAKEFADSLAIPFLETSAKNATNVEQAFMTMAAEIKKRMGPGATAGGDKPNLKIESTPVRQSGGGCC, encoded by the exons tgacTATCTTTTCAAGCTCCTGCTCATCGGAGACTCTGGAGTGGGGAAGTCCTGCCTTCTGCTGCGCTTTGCT GATGACACCTACACAGAGAGCTACATCAGCACCATCGGAGTGGACTTTAAGATCCGCACCATTGAGCTAGATGGCAAGACCATCAAACTGCAGAtc TGGGACACTGCAGGTCAGGAGAGGTTTCGTACCATCACTTCCAGTTACTACCGTGGAGCTCATGGCATCATAGTTGTATATGATGTGACGGATCAG GAGTCCTACAACAACGTCAAGCAGTGGCTTCAGGAAATCGACCGCTACGCCAGTGAAAATGTTAACAAGCTTCTGGTGGGCAACAAGTGTGACCTGACCACTAAGAAAGTAGTGGACTACACAACAGCCAAG GAGTTCGCAGACTCTTTGGCCATCCCCTTCCTGGAGACGAGCGCCAAGAATGCCACCAACGTGGAGCAGGCTTTCATGACCATGGCTGCGGAGATCAAGAAGCGCATGGGCCCCGGGGCCACGGCCGGTGGCGACAAGCCCAACTTAAAAATCGAGAGCACTCCCGTCAGGCAGTCTGGAGGGGGTTGTTGTTAA